The Acidimicrobiales bacterium genome window below encodes:
- a CDS encoding amidohydrolase family protein, with protein sequence MPYSSGRIVHDADAHIMETPTWLRDHADPDVRDRIAPLRYPGGNELRQTGDPEAQQRDLRAAFDQLAQRHRSDAYRAEEEAEIIRRKNFAATGSFLAEDRPRALDLLGFSSQLVFNTFHNRRLRDWEHGGDLDLAYGTARAHNRGMVEFCSVDDRLLPTCYVPLVDLDRAAAMAEEAIAMGAAALLVASGCPPGHSPSHVGLDPVWARAQEAGLPIVFHVGGTGDLIDPAYVENGLPVPPDFHGGEENFRSVDYMGIPGPPAQTLATMIFDGVLERFPDLRFGVIEQGAVWVPSWTRQMESAFEAFGRHEERLRALSLRPTEYVRRQVRATPYPTEDVGWIIEQSGAEVCLFSSDYPHVEGGRRPIERFEASLGDASEEVRRRFYCDNLRDLMGSAAAPLAA encoded by the coding sequence ATGCCGTACAGCAGCGGGCGCATCGTCCACGACGCCGACGCCCACATCATGGAGACGCCGACGTGGCTGCGCGACCACGCCGACCCGGACGTGCGGGACCGCATCGCCCCCCTGCGCTACCCGGGGGGCAACGAGCTGCGCCAGACCGGCGACCCCGAGGCGCAGCAGCGCGACCTCCGGGCCGCCTTCGACCAGCTGGCCCAGCGCCACCGCTCCGACGCCTACCGGGCCGAGGAGGAGGCCGAGATCATCCGGCGCAAGAACTTCGCGGCCACCGGCTCGTTCCTGGCCGAGGACCGGCCCCGGGCCCTGGACCTGCTGGGCTTCTCCAGCCAGCTGGTGTTCAACACCTTCCACAACCGCCGCCTGCGGGACTGGGAGCACGGCGGCGACCTGGACCTGGCCTACGGCACGGCCCGGGCCCACAACCGGGGCATGGTCGAGTTCTGCTCGGTGGATGATCGCCTCCTGCCCACCTGCTACGTGCCGCTGGTCGACCTGGACCGGGCCGCGGCCATGGCCGAGGAGGCCATCGCCATGGGGGCGGCCGCCCTGCTGGTGGCCTCGGGCTGCCCGCCGGGCCACTCGCCCAGCCACGTCGGTCTCGACCCGGTGTGGGCCCGGGCCCAGGAGGCCGGCCTGCCGATCGTGTTCCACGTGGGGGGCACCGGCGACCTCATCGATCCCGCGTACGTCGAGAACGGGTTGCCGGTCCCGCCCGACTTCCACGGCGGCGAGGAGAACTTCCGCTCGGTCGACTACATGGGCATCCCCGGCCCGCCGGCCCAGACCCTGGCCACCATGATCTTCGACGGGGTGCTGGAGCGGTTCCCCGACCTGCGCTTCGGGGTGATCGAGCAGGGGGCCGTCTGGGTGCCGTCGTGGACCCGGCAGATGGAGTCGGCCTTCGAGGCCTTCGGCCGCCACGAGGAGCGCCTCCGGGCCCTGTCGCTGCGGCCCACCGAGTACGTCCGGCGCCAGGTGCGGGCCACGCCGTACCCCACCGAGGACGTCGGGTGGATCATCGAGCAGTCCGGCGCCGAGGTGTGCCTGTTCTCCTCCGACTACCCCCACGTGGAGGGCGGGCGCCGGCCCATCGAGCGCTTCGAGGCCTCGCTGGGCGACGCCTCGGAGGAGGTCCGCCGGCGCTTCTACTGCGACAACCTGCGCGACCTCATGGGCTCGGCCGCCGCCCCCCTGGCCGCCTGA
- a CDS encoding isochorismate synthase: MTAPAPAGGRLVARTTRLDVAPEPLAVAGGDGLLFSAPGGEALAGRGEAARVRPEDAAALLGAARVEDPVGRPGTGPVALGALPFHPDEAGALVVPALVVGRAPDGTAWVTTVGTEDAPPADPATLDGARLRAPDVRGPGPGSFAVESARSPSDWCGAVAEATARIRAGGLDKVVLAREVRVTADAPFDLAAVLRRLALGFPGCHLWSVDGFVGASPELLVGRDGDRVRSQPMAGTAPRRGDPVADADAVAGLLASPSYRHEHQVTIDAVYDALVPFCSFLDFEAEPSVVALPNVTHLATTVSGVLSSPPASVLDLVAALHPTPAVCGRPRAAALAAIAELEGFARGPYAGAVGWTDRHGNGTWAVAIRSAVVDGAEARVFGGNGIVADSDPPTELIETRAKLQAMLSVLVRP, encoded by the coding sequence GTGACCGCCCCGGCCCCGGCCGGCGGGCGCCTGGTGGCCCGCACCACCCGCCTGGACGTGGCCCCCGAGCCCCTGGCCGTGGCCGGGGGCGACGGCCTGCTGTTCAGCGCCCCGGGGGGCGAGGCGCTGGCCGGCCGGGGCGAGGCGGCCCGGGTCCGGCCCGAGGACGCCGCCGCCCTGCTGGGCGCGGCCCGGGTCGAGGACCCGGTGGGCCGGCCCGGCACCGGCCCCGTGGCCCTGGGCGCCCTGCCCTTCCACCCCGACGAGGCCGGCGCCCTGGTGGTGCCGGCCCTGGTGGTGGGCCGGGCCCCCGACGGGACGGCCTGGGTGACGACGGTGGGCACCGAGGACGCCCCGCCCGCCGACCCGGCCACCCTCGACGGCGCCCGGCTCCGGGCTCCCGACGTGCGGGGCCCCGGGCCCGGCTCGTTCGCGGTGGAGAGCGCCCGGTCGCCGTCGGACTGGTGCGGCGCGGTGGCCGAGGCCACGGCCCGCATCCGGGCCGGTGGGCTGGACAAGGTGGTGCTGGCCCGCGAGGTCCGGGTCACCGCCGATGCCCCCTTCGACCTGGCCGCCGTGCTGCGCCGCCTGGCCCTCGGGTTCCCCGGTTGCCACCTGTGGTCCGTCGACGGGTTCGTGGGGGCCAGCCCCGAGCTGCTGGTGGGCCGGGACGGCGACCGGGTCCGGTCCCAGCCCATGGCCGGCACCGCCCCCCGGCGGGGTGACCCGGTGGCCGACGCCGACGCCGTGGCCGGCCTGCTGGCCTCGCCCTCGTACCGGCACGAGCACCAGGTCACCATCGACGCCGTGTACGACGCCCTGGTGCCGTTCTGCTCCTTCCTGGACTTCGAGGCCGAGCCGTCGGTGGTGGCCCTGCCCAACGTGACCCACCTGGCCACCACGGTGTCGGGGGTGCTGTCGTCGCCCCCGGCCTCGGTGCTGGACCTGGTGGCCGCCCTCCACCCCACCCCGGCGGTGTGCGGGCGGCCGCGGGCCGCGGCCCTGGCCGCCATCGCCGAGCTGGAGGGCTTCGCCCGGGGGCCCTACGCCGGGGCCGTGGGCTGGACCGACCGCCACGGCAACGGCACCTGGGCCGTGGCCATCCGCAGCGCGGTGGTGGACGGGGCCGAGGCCCGGGTGTTCGGCGGCAACGGCATCGTGGCCGACAGCGATCCCCCCACCGAGCTCATCGAGACCCGGGCCAAGCTCCAGGCCATGCTCTCGGTCCTGGTCCGGCCCTGA
- a CDS encoding AMP-binding protein: MAGTWNLADLFEAVVDRVGEREAVVSPATRLSYADLDERANRLAHVLAAHGVARGDRVGLALRNGHEHLESLLGAYKLGAVPFNVNYRYTAAEMAYLFADARPRVVLHGPDLGEAVEPAVAERRAAGDAVTPLVGRGAPHEERLAGADPARPDGAGRRGDDLYLLYTGGTTGMPKGVEWRHQDIVVAAMGAGSGAMVDAGRAPRRPATPAAMVQQAAAGRSRCLPASPLIHGTAQWVALATLLAGGTVLTIPDSTFDPAQLWDHAAAEAATLVVIVGDAFGRPLADALAAHPDRWELGALVAVVSGGAVLSPAVRDELSAHLPWAAIVDGYGTSETGGQGNAVWWPGRPAAERTRFPLGDHTAVLDHEGSPLVPGIDTGRIGLIARRGHIPLGYRNDPVRTAQTFPVLDGVRWAVPGDLGRVEDDGTVTLLGRGASSINTGGEKVFPDEVEAVLKAHPTVFDAAVVGVPDERWGERVTAVVAPRAGATLDRADLEAHCRDHLAAFKVPRRLVEVAAVRRLPSGKADHAWVRAVARTGPAPRDEAPTGS, translated from the coding sequence ATGGCCGGGACGTGGAACCTGGCTGACCTCTTCGAGGCGGTGGTCGATCGGGTCGGCGAGCGCGAGGCGGTGGTCTCCCCCGCCACCCGGCTCTCCTACGCCGACCTGGACGAGCGGGCCAACCGGCTGGCCCACGTCCTGGCCGCCCACGGCGTGGCCCGGGGCGACCGGGTGGGCCTGGCCCTCCGCAACGGCCACGAGCACCTGGAGAGCCTGCTCGGCGCCTACAAGCTGGGGGCGGTGCCGTTCAACGTCAACTACCGCTACACGGCGGCGGAGATGGCCTACCTGTTCGCCGACGCCCGGCCCCGGGTGGTGCTCCACGGGCCCGACCTGGGCGAGGCCGTCGAGCCGGCGGTGGCCGAGCGCCGGGCCGCCGGCGACGCGGTGACGCCGCTGGTGGGCCGGGGGGCGCCCCACGAGGAGCGGCTGGCGGGCGCGGACCCGGCCCGGCCCGACGGCGCCGGGCGCCGCGGGGACGACCTGTACCTGCTCTACACCGGCGGCACCACCGGCATGCCCAAGGGCGTGGAGTGGCGCCACCAGGACATCGTGGTGGCGGCCATGGGCGCCGGCTCGGGGGCCATGGTCGACGCCGGCCGCGCCCCGCGCCGGCCGGCCACGCCGGCCGCCATGGTCCAGCAGGCGGCGGCCGGACGCTCCCGCTGCCTGCCCGCCTCGCCGCTCATCCACGGCACCGCCCAGTGGGTGGCCCTGGCCACGCTGCTGGCCGGGGGCACGGTCCTGACCATCCCCGACTCCACCTTCGACCCGGCCCAGCTCTGGGACCACGCCGCGGCCGAGGCGGCCACGCTGGTCGTCATCGTGGGCGACGCCTTCGGCCGCCCTCTGGCCGACGCGCTGGCCGCCCACCCCGACCGTTGGGAGCTGGGCGCCCTGGTGGCCGTGGTCTCGGGCGGGGCCGTGCTGTCCCCGGCGGTGCGCGACGAGCTCAGCGCCCACCTCCCGTGGGCCGCCATCGTCGACGGCTACGGCACCTCCGAGACCGGTGGCCAGGGCAACGCCGTGTGGTGGCCGGGCCGCCCGGCGGCCGAGCGCACCCGGTTCCCCCTGGGCGACCACACCGCCGTCCTCGACCACGAGGGCAGCCCCCTGGTGCCGGGCATCGACACCGGGCGCATCGGCCTCATCGCCCGCCGGGGCCACATCCCCCTGGGGTACCGCAACGACCCGGTGCGCACGGCCCAGACCTTCCCGGTGCTCGACGGGGTGCGGTGGGCGGTGCCCGGCGACCTGGGCCGGGTGGAGGACGACGGCACCGTCACCCTGCTGGGCCGGGGGGCCAGCTCCATCAACACCGGCGGCGAGAAGGTCTTCCCCGACGAGGTGGAGGCCGTCCTCAAGGCCCACCCCACCGTCTTCGACGCCGCCGTGGTCGGCGTGCCCGACGAGCGGTGGGGCGAGCGGGTGACGGCGGTGGTGGCCCCGCGCGCCGGTGCCACCCTGGACCGGGCCGACCTGGAGGCCCACTGCCGCGACCACCTGGCCGCCTTCAAGGTGCCGCGCCGCCTGGTCGAGGTGGCCGCCGTGCGGCGCCTCCCCTCCGGCAAGGCCGACCACGCCTGGGTCCGGGCCGTGGCCCGCACCGGTCCCGCCCCGCGCGACGAGGCCCCCACCGGCTCCTGA
- the yaaA gene encoding peroxide stress protein YaaA, translating into MARAFAILLPPSKATAPGGSGPPWQPGAGALPELDGARAEVLAALDPGGRAVAAAPTRPALERYAGVLYRELDPGSLPAPARRRLRATALVFSGLGGVVAPADPVPDHRLEMGARLAPLGRLSTWWRPRLTAALADRLARRVVWDLLPAEHAAAWDPGAVPWARRITVRFVTAEGATVSHWNKLLKGALVRHLVATGLDDPAGLAAFDHPAGYRLDRRASSLDGPTAAVVLRARGAPGG; encoded by the coding sequence GTGGCCCGCGCCTTCGCCATCCTCCTGCCGCCGTCCAAGGCCACCGCCCCCGGCGGGTCGGGCCCGCCGTGGCAGCCCGGCGCGGGGGCCCTGCCCGAGCTGGACGGGGCCCGGGCCGAGGTCCTGGCCGCCCTCGACCCGGGCGGCCGGGCCGTGGCCGCGGCGCCCACCCGGCCGGCGCTGGAGCGCTACGCGGGGGTGCTGTACCGGGAGCTGGACCCCGGCTCGCTGCCGGCCCCGGCCCGGCGGCGGCTGCGGGCCACCGCCCTCGTCTTCTCCGGCCTGGGCGGGGTGGTGGCCCCGGCCGACCCCGTGCCCGACCACCGGCTGGAGATGGGCGCCCGCCTGGCCCCCCTGGGCCGGCTCTCCACCTGGTGGCGGCCCCGGCTCACCGCCGCCCTGGCCGACCGCCTGGCCCGCCGGGTGGTGTGGGATCTGCTCCCGGCCGAGCACGCCGCGGCGTGGGACCCGGGCGCGGTGCCCTGGGCCCGGCGCATCACGGTCCGGTTCGTCACCGCCGAGGGGGCCACGGTGAGCCACTGGAACAAGCTGCTGAAGGGGGCCCTGGTCCGCCACCTGGTGGCCACCGGCCTGGACGACCCGGCCGGCCTGGCCGCCTTCGACCACCCGGCCGGCTACCGCCTCGACCGGCGGGCCTCGAGCCTCGACGGGCCCACGGCCGCCGTCGTCCTCCGGGCCCGGGGGGCGCCGGGGGGCTGA
- a CDS encoding ubiquinone/menaquinone biosynthesis methyltransferase, translating into MSTPVTRSGRPLSRGALPDADHLPTGEEKVRAVRAMFDTIAPRYDLVNRVMTFRMDVGWRRRSVRALALPAGSRVLDLACGTGDLCTELVRSGHRPVGVDLSFGMLVAARTRAPLVHADVLGLPVPDGAVDGVTCGFALRNLEDLPRFFTELARVVRPGGRIALLEVAEPPNPLLRWGHGLYFGKVVPRIGGLLSDPAAYRYLPRSVSYLPSGDRMLGMLDQVGFGQARHDLLSVGIARLVTATRLPPDGAR; encoded by the coding sequence GTGAGCACCCCCGTCACCCGCTCGGGCCGCCCGCTGTCCCGCGGCGCCCTGCCCGACGCCGACCACCTGCCCACCGGCGAGGAGAAGGTCCGGGCCGTGCGGGCCATGTTCGACACCATCGCCCCCCGCTACGACCTGGTGAACCGGGTCATGACCTTCCGCATGGACGTCGGGTGGCGACGGCGCAGCGTCCGGGCCCTGGCCCTGCCGGCCGGCTCGCGGGTGCTGGACCTGGCCTGCGGCACCGGCGACCTGTGCACCGAGCTGGTGCGCTCCGGCCACCGGCCCGTGGGGGTCGACCTGTCGTTCGGGATGCTGGTGGCGGCCCGGACCCGGGCCCCGCTGGTCCACGCCGACGTCCTCGGCCTCCCGGTGCCCGACGGGGCCGTCGACGGGGTCACCTGCGGGTTCGCCCTGCGCAACCTGGAGGACCTGCCCCGCTTCTTCACCGAGCTGGCCCGGGTGGTGCGACCCGGCGGGCGCATCGCCCTGTTGGAGGTGGCCGAGCCCCCCAACCCGCTGCTCCGGTGGGGTCACGGCCTGTACTTCGGGAAGGTGGTGCCCCGCATCGGGGGGCTGCTGTCGGACCCGGCGGCCTACCGCTACCTGCCCCGGTCGGTGTCGTACCTGCCCTCCGGCGACCGGATGCTGGGGATGCTGGACCAGGTCGGCTTCGGCCAGGCCCGCCACGACCTCCTGTCGGTGGGCATCGCCCGCCTGGTCACCGCCACCCGCCTGCCGCCCGACGGGGCCCGGTGA